A window of the Dehalococcoidia bacterium genome harbors these coding sequences:
- a CDS encoding DUF5667 domain-containing protein yields the protein MTAQQHMDDILNECLDRLARGETMEACLARHPEHAQELRPLLIVARATLAATVQITPRAEFRTAARHQFLDALAARHARERESFFTWSWMRRWSAVAAGVALLVVIGRGTVAAAESSLPTQPLYTIKQATEAFQIALAPEGSAKAKVYTELAARRLEEMTVLARQGDVQNVDRLTSQLEAHLDNATLAASRASPEPAPSSESVPSPTATSTPTAAAAQATQPAATPTPSPTATPVAAASVAPAATPTAVPSAAAAQAAQPAASPTPIPAPATPTPSARPTTAPQPAIRQPAAKPPQARPVRPPSRPAVQNLQDMQATLRRNVEQHKATLEKALQEAPPSARPALEKALEKANRKYAEAIKAVERMEQRERERERERPQEKGR from the coding sequence ATGACCGCACAGCAACACATGGACGACATTCTGAACGAGTGCCTCGACCGGCTGGCCCGGGGCGAGACGATGGAGGCGTGCCTGGCGCGGCATCCGGAGCATGCTCAGGAGCTGCGTCCGCTGCTGATCGTCGCCCGCGCGACGCTGGCGGCTACCGTCCAGATTACCCCGCGAGCGGAGTTCCGGACCGCCGCCCGCCACCAGTTCCTGGATGCCCTGGCGGCCCGTCATGCCCGTGAGCGAGAGTCGTTCTTCACGTGGTCGTGGATGCGAAGGTGGAGCGCCGTGGCGGCAGGCGTCGCGCTGCTCGTCGTCATTGGCCGTGGCACCGTGGCCGCCGCGGAGTCGTCTCTGCCCACGCAGCCGCTGTACACCATCAAGCAGGCGACCGAGGCATTCCAGATCGCCCTGGCGCCCGAGGGTTCCGCGAAGGCCAAGGTCTACACTGAGCTTGCCGCACGCCGACTGGAGGAGATGACAGTCCTGGCCCGCCAGGGGGATGTGCAGAACGTGGACAGGCTTACCTCTCAACTGGAGGCGCACCTGGACAACGCTACCCTCGCGGCGTCTCGCGCCTCGCCGGAGCCCGCTCCTTCGTCGGAGTCCGTCCCTTCGCCGACGGCTACCTCGACGCCAACTGCCGCCGCGGCTCAGGCTACGCAGCCCGCGGCAACGCCGACGCCATCGCCGACGGCCACACCCGTGGCTGCCGCTTCGGTAGCTCCGGCAGCGACGCCCACGGCGGTTCCGTCCGCCGCCGCAGCCCAGGCCGCGCAGCCCGCGGCGTCTCCCACTCCAATACCGGCTCCCGCCACACCTACGCCATCGGCGCGCCCGACCACAGCGCCGCAGCCGGCCATCCGCCAGCCCGCCGCAAAGCCCCCGCAGGCCCGACCCGTCAGGCCGCCGTCGCGCCCCGCTGTGCAAAACCTTCAGGATATGCAGGCTACTCTCCGGCGCAACGTAGAGCAGCACAAAGCGACTCTTGAGAAGGCACTGCAGGAGGCGCCTCCCAGCGCCAGACCCGCTCTGGAAAAGGCGCTGGAGAAGGCGAACCGCAAGTACGCTGAGGCGATCAAGGCCGTTGAGCGGATGGAGCAACGGGAACGGGAGCGGGAGCGCGAGCGGCCGCAGGAAAAGGGTCGGTAG
- a CDS encoding sigma-70 family RNA polymerase sigma factor, whose protein sequence is MQDEQSLVREAQQGNAGAFAKIYETYFDRVFRYVVVRVGNAAEAEDITQDVFLRALDSVRAFQWRGVPFSAWLFRIAHNLLTDRLRSKGRHEEVALDDDMPLVDGRQNPSDLVELKISVEQMLASMQHLTESQRQVLALRFGSGLSIEETAQSMSKKEGAIKALQHSAVQALRRHMTRAPTAIRKEP, encoded by the coding sequence GTGCAAGACGAACAGAGTCTCGTTCGGGAGGCCCAGCAGGGTAACGCTGGCGCCTTCGCCAAGATATACGAGACGTACTTCGACAGGGTGTTCCGCTACGTGGTCGTGCGGGTGGGCAACGCCGCCGAGGCGGAGGATATCACCCAGGACGTTTTCCTGCGGGCGCTGGATTCCGTCCGCGCCTTCCAGTGGCGCGGCGTCCCTTTCAGCGCCTGGCTCTTTCGCATTGCGCACAACCTGCTCACCGACCGCCTTCGCAGCAAGGGCCGCCATGAGGAAGTCGCCCTTGACGACGACATGCCGCTGGTGGACGGTCGCCAGAACCCAAGCGACTTGGTGGAGCTGAAGATTTCCGTGGAGCAAATGCTCGCGTCCATGCAGCACCTCACCGAGTCCCAGCGCCAGGTCCTGGCCCTGCGCTTCGGCAGCGGCCTCTCCATAGAGGAGACGGCCCAGAGCATGAGCAAGAAAGAGGGCGCCATCAAGGCCCTCCAGCACAGCGCCGTGCAGGCCCTGCGTCGCCACATGACTCGGGCGCCCACGGCCATTCGGAAGGAACCATGA
- a CDS encoding DUF5666 domain-containing protein: MKTAHIFTVLAMALSLLLGSVGTAYAAPAAQAAALHGYFGTVSSVDGKVITLDTKSQGSIKITTDDKTVVQVPGKDLAALTDVLKGVRIAVLAQEQAGAQLAQRIMVLPDAPVTVHISGVVIAVAGDKATITDKDGNSVVVSVSGDVSLAQGDVVTLIVHRDSASGEAIARAAEKLDRVVERLAKGLEQADKDAKEKGDKDKQQEAARLRVLVEVNSGIGLSLLERARDRASEQAKGGLENALKRIEGDLKQRLDPLKIHVGVQLNGVVQAVDTGKNTVTVKPDDGPAVTLNVTGATDMDGAKIADLKAGQRVRVTYDRQSMNALSVSQKALAPAKVKGTVSAVNTTQSTVTLKPEEGNAVTLKVTADTIVNRDDKEKDSLANIAVGDRVVEAHYNPVTMAAFLIVVRSPKPAEFSGYINAVDAAGNTVTILNKGWETLTLKVTAQTELKRNDTKVTLAALTVNDRVEGRYDVVTMTLLTLQAKAPVAQRFQGYVQSVDAAKSTITILSRAGISLTLQVSAKTVVTRDGQSATLKDVQPGDSIVKAYYDASLLAAELEVQSQAKGEKRDAERGVTQIRGLITAVSADSWTVAGRTVKVDSTTRVTGDGKVGLIAEVDARAQADGSLTALRIQVSGALTLPRGLR; the protein is encoded by the coding sequence ATGAAAACAGCCCATATCTTTACAGTCCTGGCAATGGCGCTCAGCCTGCTGCTCGGCTCCGTGGGCACGGCCTACGCGGCCCCCGCCGCCCAGGCCGCGGCCCTGCATGGCTACTTCGGCACGGTCAGCAGCGTTGACGGCAAGGTTATTACCCTGGACACCAAGTCACAGGGCTCGATCAAAATCACCACGGACGACAAGACCGTCGTGCAGGTGCCGGGCAAGGACTTGGCTGCGCTGACGGATGTCCTGAAGGGGGTCCGCATCGCGGTCCTGGCCCAGGAGCAGGCGGGCGCTCAGCTCGCCCAGCGCATCATGGTCCTGCCGGACGCGCCCGTGACCGTCCACATCAGCGGCGTGGTCATCGCCGTCGCGGGCGACAAGGCCACCATCACGGACAAGGACGGCAACTCGGTGGTCGTCTCGGTTTCCGGGGACGTGTCCCTGGCCCAGGGCGACGTAGTGACTCTGATCGTCCACCGGGACAGCGCTTCCGGCGAGGCAATTGCCCGCGCCGCGGAGAAGCTGGACCGCGTCGTGGAACGCCTGGCCAAGGGGCTGGAGCAGGCGGATAAAGATGCAAAGGAAAAGGGCGACAAGGACAAGCAACAGGAGGCCGCCCGCCTGCGTGTCCTGGTGGAGGTCAACAGCGGCATTGGGCTGTCCCTTCTGGAGCGCGCGCGCGACCGCGCCTCGGAGCAGGCCAAAGGCGGTCTGGAGAATGCGTTGAAGCGTATCGAGGGCGATCTCAAGCAGCGCCTTGATCCGCTCAAGATTCACGTGGGTGTCCAGCTCAATGGCGTTGTTCAGGCCGTGGATACGGGCAAGAATACCGTCACGGTCAAGCCGGACGACGGCCCCGCGGTAACGCTCAACGTGACCGGCGCGACCGATATGGACGGCGCGAAGATCGCCGACCTGAAGGCCGGGCAGCGCGTCCGCGTCACCTACGACCGGCAGAGCATGAACGCCCTCAGCGTCTCGCAGAAGGCCCTCGCCCCTGCGAAAGTGAAGGGCACGGTCTCCGCGGTTAACACCACGCAGAGCACCGTCACCCTCAAGCCGGAGGAGGGCAACGCCGTGACACTGAAAGTCACTGCGGACACCATCGTCAACAGGGACGACAAGGAGAAGGACAGCCTGGCCAACATAGCCGTCGGCGACCGTGTGGTGGAGGCCCACTACAATCCGGTGACGATGGCGGCCTTCCTCATCGTCGTCCGCTCGCCAAAGCCGGCGGAGTTCAGCGGCTACATCAACGCCGTTGACGCGGCAGGGAACACCGTCACCATCTTGAACAAGGGGTGGGAGACCCTGACACTCAAGGTCACCGCGCAAACGGAGCTGAAGAGGAACGATACCAAGGTCACGCTGGCTGCCCTGACTGTCAACGACAGGGTGGAGGGCCGCTACGATGTTGTAACCATGACCTTGCTCACTCTACAGGCGAAGGCGCCCGTGGCCCAGCGCTTCCAGGGCTACGTGCAGAGTGTGGACGCGGCCAAGAGCACCATTACCATCCTGTCCAGAGCGGGCATCAGCCTCACCCTGCAGGTGTCGGCGAAGACCGTCGTTACACGGGACGGCCAGAGCGCCACTCTGAAGGACGTGCAGCCCGGCGACAGCATAGTCAAGGCCTACTACGATGCCTCCCTGCTGGCCGCGGAGCTGGAGGTACAGTCTCAGGCAAAGGGAGAGAAGCGTGATGCCGAGCGGGGCGTAACCCAGATCAGAGGCCTCATTACGGCCGTATCCGCCGACTCGTGGACAGTGGCCGGACGCACAGTCAAAGTGGATTCGACCACGCGCGTTACGGGAGACGGCAAGGTCGGGCTTATCGCGGAGGTGGACGCGCGGGCGCAGGCGGACGGCAGCCTGACGGCGCTTCGTATCCAGGTATCCGGCGCGCTTACCTTGCCGCGAGGATTGAGGTAA
- the rimI gene encoding ribosomal protein S18-alanine N-acetyltransferase gives MVKGTIAMAIVQETEVQRGSQMPFLVRPMSFADIPQVEEIEREAFPTVWPPTSFPREMDNRLARYLVVCDAVEAAPNPVESPPPALERKNDGLLRRLWPFGRPPEAEAARPHAPSAFVAGFAGTWLMVDEAHLVAIAVRESHKRRGLGELLLVATIELAMQRAARELTLEVRASNRPAQLLYEKYGFHVMGVRKGYYSDNHEDAVIMTTDPIWSAAYQTEFQRLRDAFIRRRGEATRVLS, from the coding sequence GTGGTGAAAGGCACAATCGCGATGGCCATCGTCCAGGAGACTGAGGTCCAGCGGGGCAGCCAGATGCCGTTCCTGGTGCGCCCCATGAGCTTCGCCGACATCCCTCAGGTGGAGGAGATTGAACGGGAGGCCTTCCCAACCGTGTGGCCGCCCACGTCCTTCCCGCGCGAGATGGACAACCGGCTGGCCCGCTACCTCGTCGTCTGCGACGCTGTCGAGGCGGCGCCGAACCCCGTGGAGTCCCCACCCCCAGCGCTGGAACGAAAGAACGACGGGCTGCTCCGGCGGCTGTGGCCTTTCGGGCGTCCGCCGGAGGCAGAGGCGGCGCGACCGCATGCGCCGTCCGCCTTTGTCGCGGGCTTCGCGGGCACGTGGTTAATGGTGGACGAAGCCCACCTTGTGGCGATTGCCGTGCGGGAGTCCCACAAACGGCGCGGATTGGGAGAGCTTCTACTCGTCGCCACCATTGAACTGGCGATGCAGCGGGCAGCGCGGGAATTGACCCTTGAGGTGCGGGCGTCCAACAGGCCAGCTCAACTCCTGTACGAGAAGTACGGCTTCCACGTCATGGGCGTCCGCAAGGGGTACTACAGCGACAACCATGAGGACGCCGTCATCATGACCACCGACCCCATCTGGTCGGCGGCATACCAGACGGAGTTTCAGAGGCTCAGGGACGCGTTCATCAGACGTCGGGGAGAAGCGACGCGCGTACTGAGCTAG